The Pyxicephalus adspersus chromosome 1, UCB_Pads_2.0, whole genome shotgun sequence sequence atcccTTTTCTATAGCTACATGCAACTTTAAGAGCTGGTAACAGATACTGCATTAGCTACATGTGACCAGCTGATAAACTGCCTAGAAGATATGGTCTTCTCACTTTCAGGGATTACTGATCATAATCATGGTGATGTCCACAACTGATGGGACTGATCTGACACAACCAGTATCACATGCTCTGCAGGTGCCTTTTATCACTGACAATGGTAAACCATAATCAACAAATGTCACAAGATAGAAGACtccttgtctgtaacagatatatatgtgtgcatccggtccattaaaaaaatgatttcacattTAATTTGGGTTCATGAGCAGGACAGTGTTTCAGGCAGGTTGATATTACCTTGAGCCCTGGACTGTTTTTAATGCAGGCAATACCTGCTggtatggtgaaaatggcctTACGGCTGTTAAACTTACACCTTGGTAATCATAACTTACAACATTTCTGTTATAAACACATCAACTTTAACTGAACATTAAATATCccactgtcacggtcccttccgtgactgaagtttgaggatctgtcagacaggctgcatgtgaggttatctgacagtctctttggttttacttgtttctgtgttgttgtttgtaatgaccactccccttgtatcaggtgcagctgggggtcattactgctcctccatttagtctggcctcacacttcatgctatgcggttgatattcactactgggatgtgatgagctggagtgttgtgccatcctgagtttctgtttatatctgctattaagataagttgctttacttttggtgttttggtgctttttggttattttgttgtttactaggcctcagggagacactgggtccttcataagggaaggaaccagtagtctcaagcccagtcactattcctagggctatacagggctagtagggactaggttcctgtgtatgtgtattcccaccatcaggggatactcatacagttaggagttagggctaggttaaggtgtctgcaaggggtgaccattcccttttccctagccactgaacgcctagtcctgagtataaccctttctgtttccctcccctcccctgttatccgtgacacccacactcaggtggcaggtcctcgacCGTTTGTAACTCTTTCCACACCATTAACCCTGGATCTGTGTTTCTGATTGATATATGTACCTCCTGCTCCCAGTTGCCACTCCACCTTctcaggaactatatcaatcCCGCATCCAACCAGACATTAACTCTTCCCAGTTACCCAGTCTTGGAGACCCTATATTGTAGATGGATACccacactccatcactttttACAACACACCTCtgcccctcgaggacctcacaccgccatcCTATCCGAACAACAACCTCCTAAAAGTCAAAGGCAGGAATTCACTTTCCAATCTGACTAAGATTGTGCCTCCCCCCTTTGGTCCTCATTCTTTTATACCTTATTTATCTCCCAACCATTGCTTTCATTAACCACCTATCCTAATCCTATCTTTCCCAAACCTTTCCCCTTTCTCCCATCATACAACTTTTTGGCCTTCCCCCCGCAGCCATGTTGGCCCCCCCTCGCTGGCTTAAGGGCCTCTCTGGATCATTAACTAACAACAGAGTCTTACCTGTGTGTTCATACTTATGCCGCAAGAGAGAGCTGCTCTTCTGGAAAGTTTTGTTGCACTGATCACAAGCATACAACCCATTTTCTTGCTTCTTTGATTTTTTTCGGGAAACACTGGTGTGCTTGTTATCATCGCTGGTGATATTCTTGAAAGACATAAATACTAGGCTGTCAAATGTCAAGTACCTGTGGATTCACATCTGTCAGAAAACACTTGTTTATAGAGTATCTAGaccccaaataaaaaatgtaatatattgtagcttagcAGTTTTTACATGTGATAGTTGGGTTAGTTTTCACTCCCCATTAGTCATTCTTcaacaaactaaaataaagctTAACATGGGAAGagatataaatcttttattagaTTAGTACTGTATATTTATGAAACCCTCAGTCAGCACTTTTTATCCAGGATTCCttcggaggttgctaggggtttctcaaactgtggctgactgaTCCCCCATTTGACAATGCTTGTTCTGAGGCCAAAACCATTTAGTAGAGCTCTTATGGTGTTCTTATGGGTCTATAAATTCTATTTACCACTGTAGGGGGCATTATTTCTATTGGTCACCAACTTAAAAGGCTTTTTATACCATTGACTCCAAGAAtttggagttcgcctgcagtcacagctgattggaggcacttgtgtacctccaatcagttgtgacaGCGGataaactccattgagagttcatctgcagttccactgcgatcctcaggcactagaggttaattaacctctagtgcctgggaatcacagtggattctcagggctgcattcgttcatgcagccctgggaatcctgtgcgcaatttttttttcaaattgaatcTCATTTGGccaatttacactggccattctcgcttaaatttcggtaagtgagaaccgCCAAATTTGcagtgagatcgagttttaaaaatcCCTATTCAGTGCACAcattacctaaattatttttaggtaataATGACCTTTATGaccttactaaaataaaatatgacctTTAGTTACATGATGCATATAACAGAGTTGTACAGTATTCCACGGAAATCATCTTGTAGTAATGTGTAAGACCAGTAAAGGAGGACTTTCTTATAGGTATTATCTTTAAAACAATTTCATTGAAGTGCCAGTAtatacagataaagaaaaaaatgttagctcACCATAATCccaacattttcattaatttttttcaggtttatcgATGTGTCTCCATAGAAGCAGTTCATATAGGGGCATAATGAAAACCCATTTAATGTGTGACCCATATTAATACATGGATATTGAGTCTGAAAAAAGCTGTGCATTACATCCGGTAGTACACATGGAACATTCAATGGCTCATTTTGTGGCTCGATAAATAATATTTGTGCTGGTAGCAAATCCATATTTGAACTTTTCATTTTGAGTTTGTCTTTTGGGTCCTTGGAGGTTTCTTCACTAGAACCTGGTTTTAGAGGTGTTGTTCTGCCTAATTTAGGCATAGATAAGTCCAGGGGCTCAAGTTGAGGTTGCTTGAATGGAGGCACAGAGGGTAAGTGACAATTGATCAAGTTATCAATATTGTGCTTCGGCTTAATTTGTTTCTCTGAATCACAAGACTTAACTGAGTCAAAATATTTTGAAGTGTCATGTCCAGAACATTGTACCTTTTCTAGAATATTTGGGCAAGGCGTACATAATATTTTATCGAAGCTAGAGCTTGCAATGTTATGGTGTTTTTCTACTATAGTAGTCTCTTTGTGGATTTTTCTTGATAGATTTTCATAGTGTATTCCTGAGTTGTTTATGATTGAGTCAATATGTTTCCTTCTCTGGTACAGAGGTGAAGAATTTGCATTATCCTCTGTGACTTTGCTTTGGCAGTGCTGTTTAAGGACTGGTGTTTCAGGACGGTAACCATCATACTGATTAGCACTGCCACTCTGATGTTCCACATTATTCTTCTTTAGAGAGAACCAGTTACTAAGGTCACCTGCTGACCATCTACTAGAACCAATCTGGAAATGGTACTCATTTCTCCACCAGTCGGTGCCTAAATGCCAAATGCCTGGAGCCTCTAACAAACTTGGGCTCATGCCCATAGGCATGCGTTGAACAGGTCTTGGTGTCATATTCAAATCAAACCCACATAGAGAAAAATGTGGCAATGTGACGGAATTGGTATCTGCGCAATGTGAtaaccattttttattatgatgatcAGTGGTGTTTTGTggctttattttatctttgtagttttcttcgtAATCGATTTTTTGAGAAAAGGTAAATGAGGAAGCCAGAGAAGTCACAAGGGCTTGTTTGTCCTGAGTGGGAAAGCACTTTCTGTTGTTTAAGTGAGAACTGTATGAACCTGAATGTGAAAATCTTCTTTTGCATTTGGAGCATTCATATGGTTTTTCACCTGCAAAGAGANNNNNNNNNNNNNNNNNNNNNNNNNNNNNNNNNNNNNNNNNNNNNNNNNNNNNNNNNNNNNNNNNNNNNNNNNNNNNNNNNNNNNNNNNNNNNNNNNNNNNNNNNNNNNNNNNNNNNNNNNNNNNNNNNNNNNNNNNNNNNNNNNNNNNNNNNNNNNNNNNNNNNNNNNNNNNNNNNNNNNNNNNNNNNNNNNNNNNNNNNNNNNNNNNNNNNNNNNNNNNNNNNNNNNNNNNNNNNNNNNNNNNNNNNNNNNNNNNNNNNNNNNNNNNNNNNNNNNNNNNNNNNNNNNNNNNNNNNNNNNNNNNNNNNNNNNNNNNNNNNNNNNNNNNNNNNNNNNNNNNNNNNNNNNNNNNNNNNNNNNNNNNNNNNNNNNNNNNNNNNNNNNNNNNNNNNNNNNNNNNNNNNNNNNNNNNNNNNNNNNNNNNNNNNNNNNNNNNNNNNNNNNNNNNNNNNNNNNNNNNNNNNNNNNNNNNNNNNNNNNNNNNNNNNNNNNNNNNNNNNNNNNNNNNNNNNNNNNNNNNNNNNNNNNNNNNNNNNNNNNNNNNNNNNNNNNNNNNNNNNNNNNNNNNNNNNNNNNNNNNNNNNNNNNNNNNNNNNNNNNNNNNNNNNNNNNNNNNNNNNNNNNNNNNNNNNNNNNNNNNNNNNNNNNNNNNNNNNNNNNNNNNNNNNNNNNNNNNNNNNNNNNNNNNNNNNNNNNNNNNNNNNNNNNNNNNNNNNNNNNNNNNNNNNNNNNNNNNNNNNNNNNNNNNNNNNNNNNNNNNNNNNNNNNNNNNNNNNNNNNNNNNNNNNNNNNNNNNNNNNNNNNNNNNNNNNNNNNNNNNNNNNNNNNNNNNNNNNNNNNNNNNNNNNNNNNNNNNNNNNNNNNNNNNNNNNNNNNNNNNNNNNNNNNNNNNNNNNNNNNNNNNNNNNNNNNNNNNNNNNNNNNNNNNNNNNNNNNNNNNNNNNNNNNNNNNNNNNNNNNNNNNNNNNNNNNNNNNNNNNNNNNNNNNNNNNNNNNNNNNNNNNNNNNNNNNNNNNNNNNNNNNNNNNNNNNNNNNNNNNNNNNNNNNNNNNNNNNNNNNNNNNNNNNNNNNNNNNNNNNNNNNNNNNNNNNNNNNNNNNNNNNNNNNNNNNNNNNNNNNNNNNNNNNNNNNNNNNNNNNNNNNNNNNNNNNNNNNNNNNNNNNNNNNNNNNNNNNNNNNNNNNNNNNNNNNNNNNNNNNNNNNNNNNNNNNNNNNNNNNNNNNNNNNNNNNNNNNNNNNNNNNNNNNNNNNNNNNNNNNNNNNNNNNNNNNNNNNNNNNNNNNNNNNNNNNNNNNNNNNNNNNNNNNNNNNNNNNNNNNNNNNNNNNNNNNNNNNNNNNNNNNNNNNNNNNNNNNNNNNNNNNNNNNNNNNNNNNNNNNNNNNNNNNNNNNNNNNNNNNNNNNNNNNNNNNNNNNNNNNNNNNNNNNNNNNNNNNNNNNNNNNNNNNNNNNNNNNNNNNNNNNNNNNNNNNNNNNNNNNNNNNNNNNNNNNNNNNNNNNNNNNNNNNNNNNNNNNNNNNNNNNNNNNNNNNNNNNNNNNNNNNNNNNNNNNNNNNNNNNNNNNNNNNNNNNNNNNNNNNNNNNNNNNNNNNNNNNNNNNNNNNNNNNNNNNNNNNNNNNNNNNNNNNNNNNNNNNNNNNNNNNNNNNNNNNNNNNNNNNNNNNNNNNNNNNNNNNNNNNNNNNNNNNNNNNNNNNNNNNNNNNNNNNNNNNNNNNNNNNNNNNNNNNNNNNNNNNNNNNNNNNNNNNNNNNNNNNNNNNNNNNNNNNNNNNNNNNNNNNNNNNNNNNNNNNNNNNNNNNNNNNNNNNNNNNNNNNNNNNNNNNNNNNNNNNNNNNNNNNNNNNNNNNNNNNNNNNNNNNNNtcttggagaactataataaatcaggccaattgcatCTGAATTAAAAGCCAATTATACCTGAATCAAGGCTTCTGTAGTCTGAGGGCACAGTGAAGGCTCAGCATGAGGTCAGTCTTGTGCTCTCCAAAGTATCCAATACTTATTAGATacagttaataaataataatgcaatagCCTATAAATGGTGGTTTTTATACATAATGCTACACCAAAACATCTGCCAGTGTCCTTCCCTCTGAGTTCCCAAAGTTCAAACAGAAAAGTGAGTGGGCATCATGTGAATGTATATTTCTATGGTATGTGCCACCTTGATATTGATCTGTACAAATCCTTATGAAACATCCTATTGATGATCTCAGTGTAAGTCTTTACtacccatacatatatatatatatatatatacatgtttgtaattttattaacGACTGGCTGTTGAACATCAGCCAAtgtaaagatgttttattaacAGGATAAAGGTAACCCACTCTTTAAATTACACAGGTATTACTATTCATGTTTTCGTTTCCAAAGTTGTATTGTTTCtcaaaataaaaatctacaaGGGATGTAAGCTACACAGGACAAGAGTTAGTAGTGGAAATTGCGGTTTCACAAGAATTGAACCACATGACATTGTTATAGAGATAGAGGATATGTAGATTTACtgttaaaatgtttcaataaaaagtgCTTAATAATTTACCAACATTATATACCTGGCTCCTGGACTTTATCCAGAACTCTTAAGGTTGGTTTCAGCTCAGCTTTTCATAAATCATACCAACATGAAGAATTTAATCTTCCACATTTGCCATATCAGTGTTTTATCTTTCCATTATCTTGAGACACTACATTACAAATTATTGGTACCCCATTTATCATGCATTATGATGTCATGGATTTAAGTGTTATGGATATAAATGTGTTGTACATAAAGATGTTTAGAAGGAGCCTACTTTTTATTCTGTTGAAAGAAAAGCAGAAACAGCAAATGATTCAGAGGCAATGTAATGGTCAGGATACAAATACTTACTTTCAAGTCTTCCTGTAGAATGGCAGAGCACTGACAGATGTTCCAGGAGTGTTCTGTTTGTAAACTGGATGAACTGTATGCCTTTCCACATAGCATGCAGGGTTTTACTGTAGTATCTTAAAAATAAAGATAGGGAATTGGAAAAGCATGAGAAAATGAAAAGCAAGCAGCCAAATAAGTTTTGTGTTTTCCTGGAAGTGAGATAGAGTAACATTGATCTGGCAATATTTACGGTCTTTTAGAGATTTAAAAGTGATACCAGTCTCTTCTGCTATGCCTGATGAAGAAAACTGTCATATGAACTCTGGATCAGAACAGGATCTTCCACAAGGCAATGCTAGGCAGAAGCA is a genomic window containing:
- the LOC140328116 gene encoding uncharacterized protein (The sequence of the model RefSeq protein was modified relative to this genomic sequence to represent the inferred CDS: added 110 bases not found in genome assembly) gives rise to the protein MSEEFKEKRRKQVQPKRTQEDDHHELPVEDTDASITDVDGEETKSSPSLVLARTSPLDTDRCVKPSEDTTVKPCMLCGKAYSSSSLQTEHSWNICQCSAILQEDLKTTFKNATENRKFKCMECGKAFKFKHHLKEHIRIHSGEKPYECSKCKRRFSHSGSYSSHLNNRKCFPTQDKQALVTSLASSFTFSQKIDYEENYKDKIKPQNTTDHHNKKWLSHCADTNSVTLPHFSLCGFDLNMTPRPVQRMPMGMSPSLLEAPGIWHLGTDWWRNEYHFQIGSSRWSAGDLSNWFSLKKNNVEHQSGSANQYDGYRPETPVLKQHCQSKVTEDNANSSPLYQRRKHIDSIINNSGIHYENLSRKIHKETTIVEKHHNIASSSFDKILCTPCPNILEKVQCSGHDTSKYFDSVKSCDSEKQIKPKHNIDNLINCHLPSVPPFKQPQLEPLDLSMPKLGRTTPLKPGSSEETSKDPKDKLKMKSSNMDLLPAQILFIEPQNEPLNVPCVLPDVMHSFFQTQYPCINMGHTLNGFSLCPYMNCFYGDTSINLKKINENVGIMNITSDDNKHTSVSRKKSKKQENGLYACDQCNKTFQKSSSLLRHKYEHTGKTLLLVNDPERPLSQRGGANMAAGGRPKSCMMGERGKVWER